The genome window ATTTGCACTTCCATGCCAAATATCTGTAGAAAATCATCCCAATAATACACAAATCGTACTTCATGGATTGCATTGATTCTGGAAACTCCAATATACCGGTCATTGCAGCAGCCACTTCCATACAGGCATTACTATTATTTAGCATGAAAGTACCCTTGGGTTCTTTCATCTTTTTGTGCATGTTATTCGAAGAATTTCATGTAAGTTTTCTTGTTCTCAAATGAGTCTTCAAATTCTTCATCTGCTGTTAATATCAAACCTTCATCAAGACCATATCTGGTTAATGCTTCATACAATCCCTTATATTCCCTGTCCTTGTTGCTATTAAGGCTGGCAGTAACCTGGATTGCACCTGTTATCCGGTTATTCTCCAGGACTATGAAATCACATTCATGCCTGTCTTTATGGTAATAGATGTCCCTGTTCCTTCTCTTTAGTTCGATAAAAACCAGATTTTCCAGTATTTTACCATAATCTCTTGAAAACTTAAATGATATGAGATTTATCAGGGACGTGTCAATTACATATATTTTCTTGCGCGAATATATCTGCTTTTTAACAGAATAGGTATCCCCTTCAAATTAAATGGTAATTTATCATAGTGCTCAGAACTTTGAGACACAGATTGATAGTGGTTGTGAAAATCAGTGTAATCGGTGAAATCTGTGTCTACATTGATTTTACATTTGACCATACTTTTTGAAATGGATACGTTGCATTTGTATTTCATGTTCAATTTCAGGTAATACCTGGTAGACTATTCCATTTTGTACTTCTTTTGCTATTTCTCGATTAATTGCAATATTACCACGTGGCACTTAAATCACATCTAAAAATCACTATAAAATTATACTTTTTATGTCATAAAACATTCAATTGTATATAAATATGTATATTCATAACGATTTATTGAGAAAAATAGTCAAATAGTAATGTTATTCAGTAATGACAATAATTTTGAAATTGCCAATGGTTTTATAGAAATACAAGCCCTATAGTGATTATAATATAAATTAAAATATCTAATTAAACTGATTTATATTGGCCATTATCAGAAAACGTACATGAAATTCTTCGAATGACATGCTCAAAAAATGAAAGAACCCAAGGGTACTTTCATGCTAAATAATAAAAAGTCTCTTAGTAGGTATCACAATACTAATAACATGGATATCAGAGACTTCACGATTCAAAATCCCTGGTGGAAGAGAAAAAGCCACATAAAAGATGATAATCACATCCTGTGTGATATGTACCCCGCCAGGATTCAGATCGGCGCTTTTATTGTCACCTTCTCATTGTAATCACTCAAAAGAATGACATTTTCCAACCTTACAGGTGTTCGCATCCCCATAAAATTTATTTCAACATCAACCAAGGTCTCTATTTTCCTGATATGAAACGTGTCCGACTCTATCCGGTATCTTATAATATAACTTTTAAAATCAGTTTCAGATGTTTCAAGACCTATACTTTGCATCTGGTCCAATATCTCTTCCTTTTCAGGGATGATCTCCAATATATATTCATCCCCATCCCTGTACATTGTCGGATTTTCAGCATTGTACAATATCGAGCTCTGCTGGGATATCGAATCCTTCCATGTTTCCATTCCCTCAAACTGCCGAACCTGCCAGGAGCCATTAGCTTCCCGAAGATATAATTGATCCCCGACAATCACCACCTCAGCAGACCCGTTGGCATATTCCATTGACTGACAGATTCTGTTGTTGACCGGGTCCATCTGTCCTTCCACCTTCATTACCTGTAGATCTTCATTCAATATTGAAAGGTTGGAAGTAATAACAAATCGATATGATTTTGCGCTTTCCAGGCTTCCTGCAGCTTTCAAGCTCAGTGTCGTTGCATCCTTAATATCTGCATGAATATGTGAATAGAAGAGAAAAACAGATAAGAGTACTATCAATACCAAAAATATTTTTATAAATCTATCAATGACCATATGCAATCTTCACAGTTATTATAATCTTTTTCTCGTTGATAAGTAA of ANME-2 cluster archaeon contains these proteins:
- a CDS encoding ATP-binding protein: MYSRKKIYVIDTSLINLISFKFSRDYGKILENLVFIELKRRNRDIYYHKDRHECDFIVLENNRITGAIQVTASLNSNKDREYKGLYEALTRYGLDEGLILTADEEFEDSFENKKTYMKFFE